In the genome of Deinococcus sp. QL22, one region contains:
- a CDS encoding MurR/RpiR family transcriptional regulator codes for MTVHDEDGILAAPESTETFVDHLRRSEARLTPTEKRIAAHMGLVWTELPLTSAAELAQDVGVNSSSVTRLAQGLGFRGYPDLQRRVRQELRRQHAPLPLPGESEAAAHWGREIQAFAEMQAQPEDALNRVAGLLAQAKQVYVTGARGSWPAAVYAAHVWQGIRPGVQALGEGASKRPEDWLDAGPGCVLVAFTMRRYAQNTAQLIDALTGRGVALILITDSGLAPGARQARELLILPTPGHAPFHGPDGRFVPLALPVSLSMLLAAKLTALVGSERLAALEHELGELDVFAC; via the coding sequence ATGACGGTTCACGATGAAGATGGCATACTGGCTGCCCCAGAAAGTACGGAAACGTTTGTGGATCACCTGCGGCGCTCTGAGGCCCGACTGACGCCCACGGAAAAACGGATCGCCGCGCACATGGGCCTCGTCTGGACCGAGCTTCCGCTGACCAGTGCGGCGGAACTGGCCCAAGATGTGGGCGTCAATTCTTCGAGTGTGACGCGCTTGGCCCAGGGTTTGGGCTTCCGGGGCTATCCCGATTTGCAGCGGCGGGTGCGCCAAGAACTGCGCCGCCAGCACGCTCCTCTGCCGCTGCCCGGCGAGTCGGAAGCCGCCGCGCATTGGGGACGCGAAATTCAGGCCTTTGCCGAGATGCAGGCTCAGCCCGAAGATGCGCTGAACCGGGTGGCCGGGTTATTGGCGCAGGCCAAACAGGTGTACGTGACCGGGGCGCGTGGCTCGTGGCCTGCTGCGGTCTATGCGGCGCACGTGTGGCAGGGCATTCGTCCGGGCGTGCAGGCGTTGGGCGAGGGAGCCAGCAAGCGGCCCGAAGACTGGCTGGACGCTGGCCCAGGCTGCGTGCTGGTGGCCTTCACGATGCGCCGCTATGCCCAGAATACGGCCCAACTGATAGACGCCCTGACCGGACGTGGCGTGGCGTTGATCTTGATCACAGACAGCGGGCTGGCTCCGGGGGCGCGTCAGGCGCGGGAATTGCTGATCTTGCCCACGCCGGGGCACGCGCCGTTTCACGGGCCGGATGGACGCTTCGTGCCGTTGGCGTTGCCCGTCAGCCTCTCGATGCTGTTGGCCGCCAAATTGACCGCGCTGGTCGGCTCCGAGCGGCTGGCGGCGCTGGAACACGAATTGGGGGAACTTGATGTCTTTGCCTGCTGA